In Desulforegula conservatrix Mb1Pa, the genomic window TACAGATCTCTTGATTTGAGCTCGCAAAATTTCGAACCGCCGCAATTCGGACAACTAAAACCATGCGGCCATCTAAGTCTGAATAATGAGTCTTGGCACTTATCTTCGGTCCCATATTCGGACAGGAATTCGTGAATACTCTTTCCTTTTTGAAATTGGATCATATTTTTTGCCATGCTACACCTCCATCATATCTGGATAATCTTTCACATGCCTTAAGATAAGCATGGCGGAGTAAAAATGGTAATCAAATTATGTAAAAAGGTTTTTCCAAACATTTCACAAAAACCTTTCATGCTGTTGAATATCAGTATTCTGGAGTCAAAACCAGCA contains:
- a CDS encoding transposase translates to MAKNMIQFQKGKSIHEFLSEYGTEDKCQDSLFRLRWPHGFSCPNCGGSKFCELKSRDL